A stretch of Triticum aestivum cultivar Chinese Spring chromosome 1D, IWGSC CS RefSeq v2.1, whole genome shotgun sequence DNA encodes these proteins:
- the LOC123180974 gene encoding WD repeat-containing protein 70 codes for MADGGEMDEEAMMRAFFPTSFGKAPTRPSAASHSSTLRKPQNPSSNPSTSAAAEEDDGGGAIVGPPRPPKELAPIQEDDEEGGGLIGPPRPPQRPSAHAEVEDEDGSMVGPPRPPPSKEGDEDDEDEGDDDDDDMDDDDGEDFGRIPLSNEIVLRGHTKVASALAVDPTGSRVLSGSYDYTIRMYDFQGMNSKLQSFRQLEPCEGHQVRSLSWSPTSDRFLCVTGSAQAKIYDRDGLSLGEFVKGDMYIRDLKNTKGHISGLTGGEWNPKSKETILTSSEDGSLRLWDVSDFSSQKQVIKPKLKRPMRIPVTSCAWDHEGKRIVAGVGDGSIQLWTIKTGWGSRPDIHVEKAHTEDITGVKFSTDGQILLSRSMDSTLKIWDLRKMKTPLKVFDDLPNNYAETNASFSSDEQLIFTGTSVEKDGRNGGLLCFFDRRKLELVSRVGISPHYSVIRSLWHPRINQVFATVGDKKEGGTHILYDPSVSQRGALVCVGRAPRKKSVDDYEVQPLIHNPHALPLFRDQPSRKRQREKMMKDPLKSHKPEAPVSGPGFGGKIGTTKGSLLTQYLMKEGGLIKETWMDEDPREAILKYADAAKNDPKFIAPAYAQTQPETVFAESDSDGEEKK; via the exons ATGGCGGACGGCGGCGAGATGGACGAGGAGGCGATGATGCGCGCCTTCTTCCCGACCTCATTCGGCAAGGCGCCCACccgccccagcgccgcctcccACTCCTCCACCCTCCGCAAGCCCCAAAACCCTAGCTCCAACCCCTCCACCTCTGCCGCCGCCGAGGAGGACGATGGCGGTGGCGCCATTGTCGGACCCCCTAGACCGCCCAAGGAATTGGCTCCTATCCAGGAGGATGACGAGGAGGGTGGCGGTCTGATTGGGCCGCCTCGGCCGCCACAGCGGCCGTCTGCGCAcgcggaggtggaggacgaggacgGCAGCATGGTTGGGCCGCCTcggccgccaccgtcgaaggagggggatgaggatgacgaggacgagggcgacgacgacgacgatgatatggatgatgatgatggGGAGGATTTCGGCAGGATTCCTCTCAGCAACGAAATTGTTCTGCGGGGGCACACCAAG GTTGCCTCAGCCCTTGCTGTTGACCCTACAGGATCCCGAGTGCTCTCTGGCAGCTATGATTATACCATACGGATGTATGACTTCCAAGGCATGAATTCGAAGCTACAGTCATTTAGGCAATTAGAACCTTGTGAGGGGCATCAAGTTCGTAGCCTAAGCTGGAGTCCAACATCGGACCGATTCTTATGTGTCACGGGTTcagctcaggccaag ATATATGACCGAGACGGGCTTTCGCTTGGTGAGTTTGTTAAGGGTGATATGTATATCCGTGATCTGAAGAATACAAAGGGTCATATTTCTGGACTAACTGGTGGTGAATGGAATCCCAAGTCAAAAGAAACTATATTGACCTCATCGGAAGATGGATCATTACGTCTCTGGGATGTTTCAGACTTTAGCAGTCAAAAGCAG GTCATCAAACCAAAGTTAAAAAGACCAATGCGAATTCCTGTTACTTCATGTGCATGGGATCATGAAGGCAAGCGGATTGTTGCTGGCGTGGGGGATGGTTCCATTCAG CTCTGGACCATAAAGACTGGATGGGGAAGCAGACCAGATATTCATGTTGAAAAAGCACATACAGAAGATATCACTGGGGTTAAGTTTTCTACTGATGGGCAGATTCTTCTGTCAAGAAGTATGGATAGTACTCTAAAG ATATGGGATTTGAGGAAAATGAAGACTCCTTTGAAAGTGTTCGACGATCTGCCTAATAACTATGCGGAGACAAATGCTTCATTTAGTTCAGACGAGCAACTTATTTTTACAGGAACCTCTGTTGAGAAAGATGGCAGAAATGGAGGCCTACTTTGCTTCTTTGATAGAAGGAAACTAGAGCTTGTATCAAGGGTGGGAATTTCACCACATTACAGTGTGATAAGGTCACTCTGGCACCCAAGGATTAATCAG GTGTTCGCAACAGTTGGGGACAAGAAGGAAGGTGGGACTCATATCTTGTATGATCCTTCTGTTAGTCAGAGGGGAGCTCTTGTATGTGTTGGACGAGCACCAAGGAAAAAATCTGTTGATGATTATGAGGTGCAACCTTTAATACACAACCCACATGCACTGCCTCTATTCAGAGATCAACCAAGCCGTAAACGCCAAAGAGAGAAGATGATGAAAGACCCCCTCAAATCGCACAAACCAGAAGCTCCTGTTAGTGGTCCAGGGTTTGGTGGTAAAATTGGCACAACAAAAGGCAGCTTGCTGACACAGTATCTCATGAAG GAAGGTGGTTTAATTAAGGAGACCTGGATGGATGAAGATCCAAGAGAGGCAATTTTGAAATATGCTGATGCTGCAAAGAATGACCCAAAGTTTATTGCACCAGCATATGCTCAAACTCAGCCGGAAACCGTCTTCGCAGAGTCTGATTCCGACGGCGAAGAGAAAAAGTAA